A region from the Kazachstania africana CBS 2517 chromosome 11, complete genome genome encodes:
- the HSL7 gene encoding protein arginine N-methyltransferase (similar to Saccharomyces cerevisiae HSL7 (YBR133C); ancestral locus Anc_3.399), translated as MQSNVFVGIKPGQISNYKDNHSIKEEHRGSFDYLLLPITNLRYKEIVRKEFDEFKNGKTDSLKISEPQLQDICISPFNSQDTTDSPMYIGLLSSWLELESQDIAKREVSYQVLLNECQFAQFVGIHKLILAPPRDLSNLQLYSQSILRLLAHESLSSAKLTISISLPLYEDTEPLATWELWNTVRKLCNYHESLTISLAVPRIKTPRHVINRWIAEPVSCLLISSSIFATNQYNYPVLHKFNQKLIAKFQEVNGNSLMNSNNLCVILHSMEKYSTQIKGGENSYIEYINYLLKKGDRQLSQNAFDSSLPQLMSPLKPHSDMLSNSIYSIFERDTMKYDLYEQAVYDALSDLSLMATKSNPLVILVAGAGRGPLVDRTFRSINKLNLLSRTKLIAVEKNPQAFLFLQKRNFEYWNNKVQLLNQDMTKLKNFNLEVDLCVSELLGSFGCNELSPECLYSIQQSFGKPSTIFIPSSYTSYVAPISSPLIHQKLKSLDHDKKPTGDKTQDLFESIWVSHKIPYNILSSKINEIWSFHHPLPEGKLTSFKFSRNVTTGFKIKHKGEIHGLIGFFKATLYKDLSFSNLPNDTNAYSWSPIIFPLNQPLSVTDDTEVNALLSRVNSGKKIWYEWSLESFIYVVMPRHSLSKMDFIDDTKGSNILTSSNDNNNNNNNNNINNSSNNNYDDHNYNKPASHELDSGIDENGFLPNFENGWQSVNDIHGLHNSVVESPMFNLGSPNQLDEDINQEEQVDDDIPEIHIKVETGISKLHNINGQSFSIPL; from the coding sequence ATGCAGAGTAACGTTTTCGTTGGTATCAAACCGGGTCAGATCAGTAATTACAAAGATAATCATTCCATTAAGGAAGAACATAGAGGATCCTTTGATTACTTATTACTACCTATAACAAATTTAAGGTACAAAGAAATCGTTAGGAAAGAATTCgatgaatttaaaaatggtaagactgattctttgaaaatatctGAACCACAGTTGCAAGATATTTGCATCTCTCCCTTCAATAGTCAAGACACTACTGATTCACCAATGTATATCGGtttactttcttcttgGCTAGAGTTAGAGAGTCAGGATATTGCAAAAAGGGAAGTCAGTTATCAAGTGTTACTAAATGAATGCCAATTTGCCCAATTTGTAGGTATCCATAAACTGATCTTGGCTCCTCCACGTGACTTGAGTAATTTACAATTGTATTCACAAAGTATTTTGAGATTATTAGCCCATGAAAGTTTAAGCTCTGCAAAATTGACTATCTCCATATCATTGCCTCTTTATGAGGACACAGAACCTTTGGCTACATGGGAACTGTGGAACACTGTGAGAAAATTGTGCAATTATCATGAATCGTTAACAATATCATTGGCAGTTCCAAGAATCAAAACCCCTAGACACGTTATAAACAGATGGATCGCCGAACCCGTTTCATGccttttaatttcatcgtCCATCTTCGCAACAAATCAATACAATTATCCAGTATTACATAAATTCAATCAGAAACTTATTGCCAAATTCCAAGAAGTTAATGGtaattcattaatgaattcaaataactTATGCGTCATTTTACATAGCatggaaaaatattccaCACAAATCAAAGGTGGAGAAAATTCTTAcattgaatatattaactatttattgaagaaaggCGATAGACAATTGTCACAAAATGCATTCGATTCTAGCTTACCACAATTGATGTCACCTTTGAAACCACACTCGGACATGTTGAGTAACTCCATTTActccatttttgaaagagatACAATGAAATATGATCTCTATGAACAGGCAGTCTATGACGCATTGTCTGATTTATCGTTAATGGCCACAAAATCAAATCCATTAGTCATTCTTGTAGCCGGAGCCGGCCGTGGACCACTTGTTGATAGAACGTTTAGATCAATTaacaaattaaatttattatcaagAACTAAATTGATCGCTGTGGAGAAAAATCCACAAGCTTTTCTCTTCTTacaaaagagaaatttcGAATATTGGAACAATAAAGTACAATTACTCAATCAAGATatgacaaaattgaaaaatttcaatttggaAGTTGACCTATGTGTCAGTGAACTCTTAGGTTCTTTTGGTTGTAATGAATTATCACCAGAATGCCTGTATTCCATACAGCAATCTTTTGGGAAACCATCGACTATTTTCATTCCATCTTCGTATACTTCTTACGTGGCTCCTATATCTTCTCCTCTAATTCatcagaaattaaaatcaCTAGATCATGATAAAAAGCCCACGGGTGATAAAACCCAAGATTTATTTGAGTCAATCTGGGTTTCTCACAAGATACCATACAATATTCTATCGTCAAagataaatgaaatatGGAGTTTCCACCATCCATTACCTGAAGGAAAACTTACtagtttcaaattttcaagaaacgTTACAACAGGATTTAAAATCAAGCATAAAGGTGAAATTCATGGATTAATCGGGTTTTTCAAAGCGACTTTATATAAGGATTtgagtttttcaaatcttccaaATGACACAAATGCCTATTCATGGTCTCCAATAATCTTCCCACTAAATCAGCCATTAAGTGTCACTGACGATACAGAAGTTAATGCATTACTTTCGAGAGTCAACTCAGGTAAAAAAATCTGGTATGAGTGGTCATTAGAAAGTTTCATCTACGTTGTTATGCCAAGACATAGCTTATCGAAAATGGACTTCATCGATGATACCAAGGGAAGCAATATCCTCACTAGTAGCAATgacaataacaataacaataataataataatattaataatagtagtaataataattacGATGACCATAATTATAACAAACCGGCTAGTCATGAGCTTGATTCTGGAATCGACGAAAATGGATTTTTGcctaattttgaaaatggatGGCAAAGCGTCAACGATATTCATGGTTTACACAACAGTGTGGTAGAAAGTCCCATGTTCAACTTGGGAAGTCCAAATCAACTAGACGAAGATATCAatcaagaagaacaagTAGATGACGATATTCCTGAAATTCACATTAAAGTGGAGACGGGTATCTCAAAGTTGCATAATATTAATGGTCAATCTTTTTCGATACCATTATAG
- the CKS1 gene encoding cyclin-dependent protein kinase regulatory subunit CKS1 (similar to Saccharomyces cerevisiae CKS1 (YBR135W); ancestral locus Anc_3.400) has protein sequence MYQHYRTFQGRKLTDQERARVLEFQDSIHYSPRYSDDTNEYRHVMLPKAMLKVIPSDYFNSEVGTLRILTEDEWRGLGITQSLGWEHYECHAPEPHILLFKRPLNFEAELRAQQAAAAVQQQQQAQPSMQNQNRVADEASLQ, from the coding sequence ATGTACCAACATTATCGTACATTTCAAGGAAGGAAATTGACCGACCAAGAAAGAGCCCGTGTTCTCGAATTTCAGGACTCTATCCATTATTCGCCACGTTATTCAGATGATACAAACGAATACAGGCATGTAATGCTTCCCAAAGCCATGTTAAAAGTCATACCTTCGgattatttcaattctGAAGTAGGTACACTGCGTATACTGACCGAAGATGAATGGAGAGGTCTCGGTATCACACAATCTCTGGGATGGGAACACTACGAGTGTCATGCACCAGAACCGCATATCTTGCTGTTCAAAAGACCTTTGAACTTCGAAGCGGAATTAAGAGCGCAGCAAGCTGCTGCTGCGGTccagcagcagcaacagGCCCAACCATCAATGCAGAATCAGAACAGGGTTGCTGACGAAGCTTCTTTGCAGTAG